A window from Hypomesus transpacificus isolate Combined female chromosome 26, fHypTra1, whole genome shotgun sequence encodes these proteins:
- the stxbp3 gene encoding syntaxin-binding protein 3, translating into MATVSDHGLKKIVWQRIKETIIADCRKSEVWKILILDQFTTKLLTSCCKMSDLMSEGITIVEDLFKSREPVPEMKAIYFMSPTSKCVDAFIEDFKTKPKYKAAYVYFTDYCSDDLFSKMKSYCAKYIRVCKEICISFLPHEAQVFTCDNPGSFRSIYSPNSGDKGKTLETLADQIVTLCATLDEYPGIRYKKDSSLYNAKHLAELVDKKLSNHYEMDDKGKKKEKTHAQLLIVERGFDPVSPILHELTYQAMAYDLIPIKNDVYKYKSKDGSEKEALLNDDDLLWVQLRHMHIAEVSAQIPKLVKEIAANKKQPEGKITISGLAQLMKKMPSVRKQVSQKTVHLNMTEDCMNQHVQKLCKAEQDLAVGLDSEGQKVKDPMRTLLPVLLHNYSIYDKFRAVLLYIFSLNGTTEENLSKLIQNVKDEDNRQEVILNWKELGVSIISTPNLFCRKPSRKDRSQEETYNLSRWTPVIKDVMEDAVENKLDSKEWPHQSECPAAWNGSGAVSARQKHKPNSHDERRSGSRLIVFVIGGMCHSEMRCAYEVTQAVKSCEVIIGSSHIVTPTSLLDDIQALTKPPTNAPMETFTIVVEDTKV; encoded by the exons ATGGCAACTGTTTCTGATCACGGTCTAAAAAAAATAGTTTGGCAAA GAATAAAGGAAACAATCATTGCGGATTGCAGAAAGTCCGAAGTATGGAAG ATATTGATACTGGATCAATTTACCACCAAGCTTCTGACTTCCTGTTGCAAGATGTCAGACTTGATGTCAGAGGGAATCACAA TTGTTGAGGACCTTTTCAAAAGCAGGGAACCTGTCCCAGAGATGAAGGCCATCTACTTTATGTCCCCAACTTCAAAG TGTGTAGACGCCTTCATTGAAGACTTCAAGACTAAACCCAAGTACAAAGCAGCATATGTGTACTTCACTGACT ATTGTTCAGATGATTTGTTCAGCAAGATGAAATCATACTGTGCAAAGTATATACGCGTCTGCAAAGAAATATGCATCTCTTTTTTACCCCACGAAGCACAA GTCTTCACGTGTGATAATCCCGGGTCCTTCCGCAGTATCTACAGTCCAAACAGCGGAGACAAGGGGAAGACGCTAGAGACTCTGGCCGACCAGATCGTCACCCTCTGCGCCACGCTGGACGAGTACCCGGGCATCAGATACAAGAA GGACTCCAGTCTGTACAATGCCAAGCACCTAGCAGAGTTGGTGGATAAAAAACTGTCCAACCATTACGAGATGGATGACAAAGGCAAGAAGAAG GAGAAGACTCATGCTCAGCTGTTGATCGTGGAGAGGGGCTTTGACCCTGTGAGCCCCATCTTACATGAGCTCACCTACCAGGCCATGGCCTACGATCTGATCCCTATCAAAAACGACGTCTACAA ATACAAGTCTAAAGACGGCTCGGAGAAGGAGGCCCTGCTGAATGACGACGACCTTCTGTGGGTCCAACTTCGACACATGCACATTGCAGAGGTGTCTGC ACAGATACCCAAGCTGGTGAAGGAGATCGCTGCCAACAAGAAACAACCTGAAGGAAAG ATCACAATAAGTGGTTTAGCCCAGCTTATGAAAAAGATGCCTTCTGTCCGCAAGCAGGTGTCTCAG AAAACTGTTCACCTGAATATGACCGAGGACTGCATGAACCAACACGTGCAGAAGCTCTGCAAAGCAGAGCAG GATCTGGCTGTGGGCTTGGACAGCGAGGGTCAGAAGGTCAAGGATCCCATGAGGACCCTGCTGCCTGTGCTGCTGCACAACTACAGCATCTACGACAAGTTCCGAGCTGTGCTGCTCTACATCTTCAGCCTGAACG GGACCACCGAGGAGAATTTGAGTAAACTCATTCAGAATGTGAAGGACGAGGACAACAGGCAAGAGGTGATTCTGAACTGGAAGGAACTCGGAGTCTCCATCATATCAACG CCGAATCTGTTTTGTCGGAAGCCGTCGAGGAAGGACCGCTCTCAAGAAGAGACATACAACCTCTCCCGATGGACGCCTGTCATCAAAGACGTGATGGAG GATGCTGTAGAGAACAAGCTGGACAGTAAGGAATGGCCGCACCAGTCTGAATGTCCCGCCGCCTGGAATGGTTCTGGGGCAGTCAG cgcCCGCCAGAAGCACAAGCCCAACTCCCACGACGAGCGCAGGAGTGGCTCGCGGCTGATCGTCTTCGTCATCGGGGGGATGTGCCACTCGGAGATGCGCTGCGCGTACGAGGTCACACAGGCAGTCAAGTCCTGCGAGGTCATCATAG GATCCTCACACATCGTCACCCCCACCAGTCTCCTTGACGACATCCAGGCCCTGACCAAGCCACCAACCAATGCACCCATGGAGACCTTCACTATCGTGGTGGAGGACACAAAGGTCTGA